The following are from one region of the Silene latifolia isolate original U9 population chromosome 9, ASM4854445v1, whole genome shotgun sequence genome:
- the LOC141600529 gene encoding aspartic proteinase nepenthesin-2-like: MIIHHSQHPKLKHFYETKEESHGRGPVNAIRRSYITSIDIGHQQLFLVFDTGSHFTWVQWKSCLQCLANQPPIIAPYQVTRDFVMEHCNHTIGDDCKYSKDTPHSTCVKSNRCTYTVKYKDLSGSSGFVSTEIINLFTDKAVSQRMVFGLGFQNTCTPELSCFQGVAGFGAGPLALPSQLTPKPTRWGFCLPYNESMDGTFMVGDEAQIFGDYRTAPLINVDYYYLTKLVAIYVIGPGKVTTPDVTSTILIDTGATLSYLEDQLFDNLLSMVKDFVKETFNDIPTQFLSESNFELCYRQPYQVEIIIVLGEAYLRIADPQKVWWKYAGYYCLSFKRNGRPPHNTLGSYHIRGHKVVYDLNPDNPSIQVSTGQDETGCFTPAGA; this comes from the coding sequence ATGATCATCCATCATAGCCAACACCCCAAACTAAAACACTTTTATGAGACTAAGGAAGAGTCCCATGGGAGAGGGCCTGTGAACGCAATAAGAAGATCGTACATAACAAGCATCGACATCGGTCATCAACAACTATTCCTTGTTTTCGACACAGGTTCCCACTTCACTTGGGTCCAATGGAAAAGTTGTTTGCAGTGCCTCGCTAACCAGCCTCCGATCATAGCTCCATACCAAGTTACacgcgacttcgtcatggaacaTTGCAACCACACGATAGGCGACGACTGTAAATATAGCAAGGACACCCCTCATTCGACTTGTGTGAAGAGTAATAGATGTACATACACAGTTAAGTACAAAGACCTAAGCGGGTCGTCTGGCTTTGTGAGTACCGAAATTATTAACCTATTCACTGATAAGGCCGTCTCTCAAAGAATGGTATTTGGTCTTGGATTCCAGAACACGTGTACCCCTGAGTTATCTTGTTTCCAAGGGGTGGCTGGTTTTGGAGCTGGGCCACTCGCTTTACCATCTCAACTCACCCCTAAACCTACCCGATGGGGCTTCTGTCTTCCTTACAATGAGTCTATGGACGGAACGTTCATGGTCGGAGACGAGGCCCAAATATTTGGAGATTATAGAACAGCACCGCTCATCAATGTCGATTATTATTACTTAACCAAACTCGTAGCAATATATGTGATAGGTCCGGGGAAAGTTACGACTCCTGATGTCACATCAACTATCTTAATCGATACCGGGGCAACCTTAAGCTACTTGGAAGATCAACTATTTGACAATCTCTTAAGCATGGTCAAAGACTTTGTAAAAGAGACTTTTAATGATATTCCGACTCAATTTCTGTCGGAGTCGAATTTCGAGCTCTGTTATAGACAACCCTACCAAGTTGAGATAATAATTGTACTCGGGGAAGCTTACTTACGCATCGCAGATCCACAAAAAGTATGGTGGAAATATGCAGGGTATTACTGTTTGTCTTTCAAACGAAatggaagaccgcctcataataCACTTGGGAGCTACCATATTCGTGGACATAAGGTGGTCTACGACTTGAACCCGGACAACCCAAGTATCCAAGTGTCCACTGGTCAAGACGAGACCGGTTGTTTCACCCCCGCCGGTGCCTAA
- the LOC141600530 gene encoding uncharacterized protein LOC141600530, which translates to MKMIMMMMMTMMRMRKRMRMRTRGLKMKMIKLMAGAGRGRKRGGGSGGGQSTRPEQEEEFVQEDLMQTDGDGEETDATDEPARVPIRYTSDHRMILEPAGLWFMDDCVIRGVTKSTKTNFVGPIPTSWTQASHAQREAWFNNFRLSFAWSPSQEQNVRNRYNDVGTRRYRDVIWKVVRRPKEPDHMKGDKYEGLIKHTKSEEERKTP; encoded by the exons atgaagatgattatgatgatgatgatgacgatgatgaggatgaggaagaggatgaggatgaggacgaggggtttgaagatgaagatgattaaattg atggctggagcaggtcgaggtaggaagcgtggaggcggctcaggaggaggacagagtacgcgtccggagcaggaggaggagtttgtgcaggaggatctgatgcagacagacggtgacggcgaggagactgacgctaccgacgagccagcacgggtgccgatacggtacacttcggatcatcggatgattcttgagccggcgggattatg gtttatggacgattgcgtgatacgaggtgttacgaaaagcacgaagactaatttcgtgggtccaattcctacatcgtggacacaagcttctcaTGCACAAAgagaggcgtggttcaataactttcgg ctatcatttgcttggtcaccgtctcaagaacagaatgtccgtaacaggtacaatgacgtcggtactcgacgatatcgggacgtgatttggaaggtagttaggcgcccaaaggaaccagaccacatgaaag gtgacaagtatgaaggcttaataaagcataccaaaagtgaa gaggaaaggaagacgccgtga